TGTTTTCTTAGAGAAGTTACATGTTGTTGGTTATACTGAGGAGCTAAGGGAGACAATTTAGTAAATGTATATGTCTGAGAAAAGTGCACATGATCCTGATTATACATAGGCATTGAACTCTTCAATTCATACTTTATTAAGGTGCCTTGTTTATTTATGAACATTTTATGCTGCCACATGCTATATCCTTTGTTTAAAGACTGCATAGTGGCAACTCTTTGTTTCTGTACTAATGAGCAGTGTTGTTCATTTGCAGAGAAGGAAATGGACTGATTGGTTGAGCGCATACTTCTGCTTTGGAGCTCAAAAGAATGATCGACGCATCAGCCATGCAATCCTTGTCCCAGAATCTGCATCTCAGAGGATAGATGCACCGGCACCAGAAATTCCAAATCATCCACCTCCCCAGGTCTTCCCCTTTGTCGCACCTCCATCATCGCCCGCCTCTTTCCTCCAATCAGGATCTGCATCTATTATACAATCACCAATGGGCCCTCCATCTTTTTCGCCTCGCTCGCCAAACTCTCCGTCACCCACAGGTCCTCCATCCATCTTTGCTATTGggccatatgcacatgagacacaGGTAGTCTCCCCTCCAATCTTCTCAGCCTTCACAACTGAACCTTCAACAGCTCCTTTCACTCCCCCACCAGAGTCTGTTCATCTGACAACCCCTTCCTCGCCTGAGGTGCCATATGCAAAGCTTCTGACTTCACTCAACAGCAGCAAGAATGGGGAAAGGGGTGAACTCCACTCATACCATATGTACCCTGAGAGCCCAATAGGGCGTCTCATATCTCCAAGCTCTGCTTGTTCTGGCACCTGCTCCCCATTCCCTGACCCTGAGCTGCAGACTTCCTCACACAGCACTTTCCCCTCCTTCCCAGTTCGTGAGCCCCCAAAGATCCTGGATGGCGAGGGCATTGCTACACAGAAGTTGATACCTCGCCATATGAGGAATGGCGGCTCCCTTTTGGATGGCCACATTACAGCAGCTGTACCGGTCGTGGACTTCTCTGCAAGACTTCAAAACAATGATCATGCTATGGATCACCGGGTCTCATTCGAGCTGACAGTAGAGGATGTCGCCCGCTGCCTGGAGAAGAAGACCGCTGGAGAATCTGCTGCATCATCTTTCCACCTGCCATCCAGCAATACTGGGGATCACTCGAGAGAATCCAATGAAACAAGGGCAGGGCTGTACGTTGATGAAACATACCATGACCTGCCTGAGAAAGCACGGCGCTCCCTGTCCCTCCGTCTGGCCAAAGAGTTCAAGTTCAGCAATGTCGAGGCCCCTCATGTGGAGGAGACGGGCGcgctcgggtccgactggtgggcCAACGAGAAGGTGGCCGCGATCACTACGGAGCCAAGGAAGAGCTGGTCCTTCCGCCCAGTGGCGCAGCCGGGGGTCAGCTAACCGCCGCACTGACCATAACCTTACAACAGGAAGATACATGTTTCTTTTTGCTTCTTTTGCTCCTGCAATGCAAACAGGAAGACACCATCATCTCAACTGCAGGAGACGCCAAAACCTATGCAAACATTCAGGTTGTAGTGGCAAGTTAAAAGGTTAGATATAGTGGTAAGTAATTCAGTGTCCAGCTGATCATCATTCATATAAAGAGACCAAAGGTGGTGATGCATGCAGATCCTGGAACCCTCCCCCCATgtgttgttgttgatgttgttgttattgtcgtcgtcgtcgtcgttatAAAACCAAGACGCAAATACTTTTACCGTCGTAGTGTG
Above is a window of Triticum aestivum cultivar Chinese Spring chromosome 6B, IWGSC CS RefSeq v2.1, whole genome shotgun sequence DNA encoding:
- the LOC123139947 gene encoding uncharacterized protein gives rise to the protein MERGSEMRPVHNSVDTVNAAAAAIVTAGSRRQPTVEPRRKWTDWLSAYFCFGAQKNDRRISHAILVPESASQRIDAPAPEIPNHPPPQVFPFVAPPSSPASFLQSGSASIIQSPMGPPSFSPRSPNSPSPTGPPSIFAIGPYAHETQVVSPPIFSAFTTEPSTAPFTPPPESVHLTTPSSPEVPYAKLLTSLNSSKNGERGELHSYHMYPESPIGRLISPSSACSGTCSPFPDPELQTSSHSTFPSFPVREPPKILDGEGIATQKLIPRHMRNGGSLLDGHITAAVPVVDFSARLQNNDHAMDHRVSFELTVEDVARCLEKKTAGESAASSFHLPSSNTGDHSRESNETRAGLYVDETYHDLPEKARRSLSLRLAKEFKFSNVEAPHVEETGALGSDWWANEKVAAITTEPRKSWSFRPVAQPGVS